A genomic window from Pseudomonadales bacterium includes:
- a CDS encoding SDR family oxidoreductase, with the protein MDPKGKVVAITGGAQGLGLAMAEAFAAKGAVLALIDLNEERLAAAVASCEALGGSAKAFKANIADETEVEHLFSQIVSELGGLDCLINNAGITRDGLMVKAKDGQVQKRMSLAEWQMVIDVNLTGVFLCGREAATKMIETNTQGCIINISSLSKGGNMGQTNYSAAKAGVAAMTVTWAKELSRYGIRAAGIAPGFIATEMVQSMKPEALEKMANMIPLKRLGEPSEIAQTAVYILENDYFTGRTIEMDGGIRI; encoded by the coding sequence ATGGATCCAAAAGGTAAAGTTGTTGCCATTACCGGTGGCGCTCAAGGCTTAGGTTTAGCGATGGCTGAAGCGTTTGCGGCAAAAGGCGCGGTGCTAGCGCTCATTGATTTAAACGAAGAACGTTTAGCCGCGGCAGTTGCTAGCTGCGAGGCTTTAGGTGGAAGCGCCAAAGCTTTCAAAGCCAATATTGCGGACGAGACTGAAGTTGAACATTTATTCAGCCAAATCGTCAGCGAATTAGGCGGCCTAGATTGCCTGATTAATAATGCGGGTATTACGCGCGACGGTTTAATGGTGAAAGCTAAAGACGGCCAAGTGCAGAAGCGCATGAGCCTGGCCGAGTGGCAGATGGTTATCGATGTGAATTTAACCGGCGTCTTCCTTTGTGGCCGAGAAGCAGCAACCAAAATGATTGAAACCAATACGCAGGGTTGCATTATTAACATCTCTAGCCTCTCTAAAGGCGGTAATATGGGTCAAACGAATTACTCGGCTGCCAAAGCCGGTGTAGCAGCGATGACCGTAACATGGGCGAAAGAGCTTTCGCGCTATGGTATTCGCGCTGCAGGCATTGCGCCGGGCTTTATTGCAACTGAAATGGTTCAGTCGATGAAACCTGAAGCCTTAGAAAAAATGGCGAATATGATTCCACTGAAGCGCTTGGGTGAACCCAGTGAAATTGCTCAAACGGCGGTGTATATTTTAGAAAATGATTACTTCACCGGCCGCACGATTGAGATGGACGGCGGTATTCGTATATAA
- a CDS encoding DUF1631 family protein, protein MQDWSDIFQSTYKLLSHKLKDCFHAATHELQSQLDKQALHDNSLQAHKAVESHYQSVFEKLHNASEQFSQKKVVRFAERKVDSLSVLSKQEHSFDVYGKSFCRKADDLSQSLLILSWLRFESLIGHKLAIDGLPNAPAVLADVAKIYVNALALDEEQSVMLFKAILKEYVFEFHKLNTQLNNFFVSKAILAELDDNDVNARLKQMHKSEQDQKHRNEVLSDMAEFVLPEHNASSAALLDIESVISAVEIPEQLEHHLIDNNSDADLISDQDLVAQLDNSFADFDTEDFTADSFTNLADELNEKFAQEDFQVSKNAENTIAMLSMLFDDLAQFHLPEPIQRLMDRLSLPILKTALNDQSFFLDANNPGQQLLNKMAELSVLWEKSDQEEDDILLAAMKNSVQQVNQHYQTNSNIFAESIQYLEQAESQFLARAKKREERLKSLEKAKSRQLEAQHIARKHLDAKFAKLELPTAINDFLYQYWSKTLCFAFNKFANTQNELWQAAIAAEDQLLNYMRDKITGDRAKAVYGLQTQLLSIGLAKVEVNAQLKAILPALDSVSIDADVGLVDDNPLDAAQLKAQQAILNSLAASVDAVEDELEQDAAKSQSPTSGQAALSLSTNSPTDSSLAEADFTSPSSESLSKQDQADKQDGGQQSVEPQTVEPPLDASPSSNATEENVAKFTVDTISKLLTMNTWVRDNRQSPVLKLKLATYIKFTDTFVWVNREGQKVMDMHSDEAVQLLNDAQLELLENDGVFDKALEHVITHLKA, encoded by the coding sequence ATGCAGGACTGGTCTGACATATTTCAAAGCACATATAAGCTGCTGTCGCATAAATTAAAAGATTGCTTTCACGCGGCTACGCACGAGCTGCAAAGTCAACTCGATAAGCAAGCCCTGCACGACAATTCCCTACAAGCCCATAAGGCTGTTGAAAGCCATTACCAATCTGTTTTTGAAAAACTGCACAACGCCTCAGAACAATTTAGTCAGAAAAAAGTAGTGCGATTTGCAGAACGCAAAGTCGACAGCTTAAGCGTGCTCAGTAAACAAGAGCATAGCTTCGATGTCTATGGAAAGTCATTTTGCCGAAAAGCCGATGATTTATCGCAGTCGCTATTAATTTTGTCCTGGTTACGATTTGAATCCCTGATAGGACACAAGCTTGCAATCGATGGCTTGCCAAATGCACCGGCTGTTTTAGCAGATGTGGCAAAAATCTACGTGAATGCACTGGCGCTTGATGAAGAGCAATCAGTGATGTTGTTTAAAGCCATACTGAAAGAGTATGTGTTTGAGTTTCACAAGCTTAATACGCAGCTGAATAATTTTTTTGTCAGCAAGGCAATCTTGGCTGAGCTTGATGATAATGATGTCAATGCTAGGCTCAAACAAATGCATAAGTCTGAACAGGATCAAAAGCATCGTAATGAAGTTTTAAGCGATATGGCTGAGTTTGTTCTGCCAGAGCATAATGCATCTTCAGCAGCGCTGTTAGATATTGAAAGCGTTATATCAGCTGTCGAAATTCCTGAGCAGCTAGAGCATCATCTTATTGACAATAATAGCGATGCAGACTTAATTTCTGATCAAGATTTAGTAGCGCAATTAGACAACAGTTTTGCTGACTTTGATACTGAGGATTTTACCGCTGATTCTTTTACAAATTTAGCCGACGAGCTAAATGAAAAGTTTGCACAAGAAGATTTCCAAGTTTCAAAAAATGCGGAAAACACTATCGCTATGTTATCGATGCTGTTTGATGATCTTGCGCAGTTTCATTTGCCTGAGCCGATTCAGCGTCTCATGGATAGGCTAAGTCTGCCTATTCTAAAGACCGCACTGAATGATCAAAGCTTCTTTCTAGATGCGAATAACCCAGGTCAGCAACTGCTCAATAAAATGGCTGAGTTATCTGTGTTATGGGAAAAGTCTGATCAGGAAGAAGACGATATTCTGTTAGCGGCAATGAAAAATAGCGTGCAACAGGTCAACCAGCATTATCAGACCAATAGCAATATTTTTGCCGAATCCATCCAATATTTAGAGCAAGCAGAAAGTCAATTCTTGGCACGTGCAAAAAAACGTGAGGAACGACTCAAATCCTTAGAAAAAGCAAAGTCTCGTCAACTTGAAGCGCAGCATATCGCTAGAAAACATTTGGATGCAAAATTTGCGAAACTTGAGTTGCCCACGGCGATCAACGATTTTCTTTATCAATATTGGTCTAAGACTCTGTGTTTTGCTTTTAATAAGTTTGCTAACACACAAAATGAACTGTGGCAGGCAGCTATAGCTGCCGAAGATCAGTTGCTTAACTATATGCGCGATAAAATCACTGGCGACCGAGCTAAGGCAGTATATGGCTTACAGACGCAATTATTATCAATAGGTTTAGCCAAAGTTGAAGTTAATGCACAATTAAAAGCTATACTTCCTGCGTTAGATTCAGTGAGTATAGATGCAGATGTAGGCTTGGTTGATGATAATCCATTAGATGCTGCGCAATTAAAAGCTCAGCAAGCGATCTTAAATTCATTGGCAGCCAGTGTGGATGCGGTCGAAGATGAGCTTGAGCAAGATGCAGCAAAAAGCCAGTCACCGACATCAGGGCAGGCCGCACTGTCGCTTAGTACTAATTCGCCCACAGACTCTTCCCTAGCTGAGGCCGATTTTACATCGCCATCTTCTGAGTCTCTATCGAAACAAGACCAAGCTGATAAGCAGGACGGTGGACAGCAGTCGGTCGAGCCGCAGACAGTTGAACCGCCTTTAGATGCTAGCCCGTCCAGCAACGCAACTGAAGAAAATGTGGCAAAATTTACAGTGGATACCATCAGCAAGCTGCTGACGATGAATACTTGGGTTCGCGATAATCGACAGTCGCCGGTATTAAAATTAAAGTTAGCGACCTACATTAAGTTTACCGATACGTTTGTCTGGGTAAATCGTGAGGGTCAAAAAGTGATGGATATGCACAGTGATGAAGCAGTGCAGCTGCTTAACGATGCACAGCTTGAATTACTGGAAAACGACGGCGTATTTGATAAGGCGCTAGAACATGTTATTACCCACTTAAAAGCCTAA
- a CDS encoding FxsA family protein produces the protein MRLLLPLFIGVPIVEMLILIQVGGLIGALPTIGLVLLTAVIGLHLLRQQGLSTLMRAKQKMADGQLPAEEVVTGLLLAVGGALLLTPGFFTDTLGFLCLLPGPRQLLVKSLISKGVFQAMQAQPFAAQDYTGAYSQSGEAGDDSIDGECSPVDENKQLGQ, from the coding sequence ATGCGTTTGTTACTACCTTTATTTATCGGCGTTCCTATCGTCGAAATGTTGATTTTAATTCAAGTCGGGGGTCTGATTGGTGCTCTGCCGACCATTGGCTTAGTTTTGTTAACGGCAGTGATAGGTTTGCACTTGCTGCGACAGCAGGGTTTATCCACGCTGATGCGCGCTAAGCAAAAAATGGCTGATGGCCAGTTACCCGCTGAAGAAGTGGTAACAGGGCTGTTGCTAGCCGTTGGCGGCGCGCTACTGTTAACCCCTGGTTTTTTTACCGATACCCTTGGCTTCCTTTGTCTACTGCCGGGCCCACGGCAGCTATTAGTTAAGTCATTGATTAGTAAGGGCGTATTTCAGGCTATGCAGGCTCAACCATTCGCAGCGCAAGATTATACCGGCGCATACTCGCAGTCAGGTGAAGCAGGCGATGACAGCATTGATGGCGAGTGCTCGCCGGTCGATGAGAATAAACAGCTTGGCCAGTGA